A region of the Pseudomonas silesiensis genome:
ATGTGCTGCCTGCCCTCCTAAGTACCTACCTGCCAGCCCAAGCGCGCCAATTATCAGCGCTTCAAACTGGCTGCTTTGTTCCAGTCGGGTTCTTCGTTCGACCAACGGTGGTCGTCGTCACTGGAACGTTTTAATTTTGCACGGCTCTTATCCGTGTCGCTTGTAGGAACACCCAATGACTATGTCTACTCAAATCCACACCCAGGATGCTATCCGCACCTTGACCAACGCTTTTGCCCCAATGAACTGCCTGATCATGGCCGCTCGCAAAGGCTGCTTCAGCTTCACCCTGGTCAACGAACACGGCATCGCCCGTCACAGCGAACGCCTGTACCCCGATCAATACTCCAGCGCCGAGCCGCTGCAGGCCGTGATCGAGCGTACCCGTCAGGCACTGGTTGCCTGATACGCCAGAAAGACCTGTAACCGCAAAAGCCTCGCTCAAAAAGCGGGGCTTTTTATTGCCCCGATATTTCCCGTTGCGCCGCCGGCGCCTAAGCACGAACCGATATAAGCGTTATAACTCGAAGCCAGAAATATTTTAAAAACAGTCCTTTACGGCGCGAATATGACACTACACTTCAACTCAAGCGGCTTGTTCCGCTTCCGGCGAGCCTGAGCCGATCCACTGCTGCCAAGGCCCCTTTCAGGACTCGCCGACTACTTCACGTTTCGAGGGTGTTATGGGTATCGCTGCCAGCGAACTGTGCCGTTATGTGATCCGTCCGACATTGATTTACCTCGGGCGCCATAGCGCAACTGCCGAATCCCTGCTGCTGGGCATTGCCGCCAGCCAGTCCGCCCTTGGTTCCGCCCTGCATGACCGCCGTGGACACGGCCTGTACCGAATTGCCGAACCCCGCCACCGGGCACTCTGGGACCATTACCTGGCACTTGACCCGGATCGCGCCAGCCTCGTTCGGGGCCTGGCCAGCCAGCATGCATTTCTCAGTAGCCCGCACCTGGAATTGACCGTCAACCTGCGTTACGCCACCGCCATCGCCTGGCTGCTGGTGGAAGAACAGAACACCCCCCTCCCCGAAGCCGCCGATGACTTGATGGGAATGGCGCGCATCTGGCGCCAGACCTTCCACCCCCAGGGACGCCTGCGTGACTTCACCTTTGCCTGGCAAACCTGTGTTTCACCGCTGAATCAGGTTGCCTGCTGACCCTCCTTTTCGAAAGATCGTGCAACATGTCGCGAATCTGGTCGGATTGTCCTACAAAACCGCTCTAAATCAAGCGATACAGGCTATAGCGCCCGAACGAATTTCTTGGTAATTTTCGCCCCGGTGATCACCAGGAGTTCTAATAATGAAAAAAGTAATGCTCAAAACCACCATTAGCCTCGCCGTTGCCTTGGCATCCACCCAGATCTTCGCAAGTGGCTTCGCCCTCAACGAACAAAGCATCAGCGGGATGGGCACTGGTTTTGCCGGGCGATCTTCTTCTGCCGACGACGCATCCACCGTTTTTGGCAACCCTGCCGGCATGTCTCGCCTCAAGCGCGAACAAGTGACCGGCGGTGTTGCATTTATCGATGCACACACTGACATCAGTGATGCCAGCTCCCGCCCGAATGGTGGCACCAACAAAGGTGACATGGTCCCTTTCATGGGCGTGCCCATGGGCTACTACGTAAAGCCAATCGATGACCAGTGGGCATTCGGCATCGGCGTGTACGCTCCATTCGGCCTGGTGACCGATTACGAGAACGGCTTTGCCGGCCGTTACTTCGGCAGCAAGAGCGAAGTCCAGATCGTCACCCTCCAGCCAACCGTCAGCTACGCCTTCAACGACAAGGTTTCCATCGGTTTCGGCCCGACCATCAACCGCATCGACGGCAAGCTGGAATCGAACCTGTCGCTGAACCCGGCCGCACCGGACGGCGAAGTCAAGATCAAGGGTGACGATACCGCGCTGGGCTACAACGTTGGCATCCTGGTTCAAGCCACCGACAGCACCAGCGTCGGCCTGACCTACCACTCGAAAGTGAAGTACAAACTTGAGGGTGATACCAAGGTCAACTACGGCCTCCTCGGCGCCCTGGGTC
Encoded here:
- a CDS encoding OmpP1/FadL family transporter yields the protein MKKVMLKTTISLAVALASTQIFASGFALNEQSISGMGTGFAGRSSSADDASTVFGNPAGMSRLKREQVTGGVAFIDAHTDISDASSRPNGGTNKGDMVPFMGVPMGYYVKPIDDQWAFGIGVYAPFGLVTDYENGFAGRYFGSKSEVQIVTLQPTVSYAFNDKVSIGFGPTINRIDGKLESNLSLNPAAPDGEVKIKGDDTALGYNVGILVQATDSTSVGLTYHSKVKYKLEGDTKVNYGLLGALGQNPNQKYDASLDITTPESVDFSVTHKLDDQWTLYAGSTWTRWSRLKEISVENSGVPAALNNSFGTITEEQNWHDTWAHAIGASYQLNKQWVLRTGLSVDQAPTNNENRSPRIPTGDRTIFSLGAGYSPTDDLTIDVAYSYLHEESVKVNDNNGRQAYDAKYENYANGFGVGATYRF